One window from the genome of Vicugna pacos chromosome 21, VicPac4, whole genome shotgun sequence encodes:
- the CFAP45 gene encoding cilia- and flagella-associated protein 45, translated as MRLSTAGILSSSPATSSRSRNRPRYRTKALSSQVDESLFGVIKPLTQSDSPIVLLRDKHAIRKTLTPLGLDHKPETIQLITHDMVRELIVPTKDSSGESLIMSPEEFERTKWASQILTREELEAREQAFKKEKEAIVDAVTTRKKIMKQKEMVWRNNKKLSDLEEVAKERAQNLLQRATQLRMEQEEELKDVSKIILNAKCHAIRDAQILEKQLIQKELDAEEKRLDQMMEVERQKSIQRQEELDRKRREERIRGRRYIVEQMEKNQEERSLLAEQREQEKEQMLEYLEQLQEEDLRDLERRHQQKLKMQAEIKRINEENQKQKAERLAQEKLADQMVMEFTRKKMAREAEFEAEQERTRREKEKEIARLRALQEKARDYQAEQDALRAKRNQEVADREWRRKEKENAQKKLETEAELRKSRLEQVAFKEHALAVQVQRDRDEFERILRAQREQIEKEQLEEEKKATGRLQHANELRRQVRENQQRQVQDRIATFEEGRRLKEEAQKWRECIEDIKKKKLEELRATGLPEKYCIEAEHKANISAATSVN; from the exons CCCCTGACCCAGAGTGACAGCCCCATCGTGCTGCTCCGAGATAAGCATGCCATTCGGAAAACTCTCACTCCCCTGGGCTTGGACCACAAGCCGGAGACCATCCAGCTCATCACCCACGACATGGTCCGGGAGCTCAT CGTCCCCACCAAGGATTCCTCCGGCGAGTCCCTTATCATGAGCCCTGAGGAGTTTGAGCGGACCAAGTGGGCATCCCAGATCCTGACTAGAGAAGAACTCGAGGCCAGGGAGCAGGCCTtcaagaaggagaaggaagccaTCGTG GATGCGGTGACCACACGCAAGAAGATCATGAAACAGAAGGAGATGGTTTGGAGGAACAACAAGAAGCTCAGTGACTTGGAGGAGGTGGCCAAGGAGAGGGCCCAGAACCTGCTGCAGAGAGCCACCCAGCTGCGgatggagcaggaggaggagctaAAGGACGTGAGCAAG ATCATCCTCAACGCCAAGTGCCATGCCATCCGGGATGCCCAAATTCTGGAGAAGCAGCTGATCCAGAAAGAACTCGACGCAGAGGAGAAGCGGTTGGATCAGATGATGGAGGTGGAGCGGCAGAAATCTATTCAAAGGCAGGAGGAGCTGgacaggaagaggagggaggagagaatccG AGGAAGACGGTACATTGTGGAACAGATGGAAAAGAACCAGGAGGAGCGATCGCTGCTTGCCGAGCAGCGGGAGCAGGAGAAGGAGCAGATGCTGGAGTATCTGGAACAGCTCCAAGAGGAGGACCTAAGG GACTTGGAACGAAGGCACCAGCAAAAGCTGAAGATGCAGGCTGAGATCAAACGCATCAATGAGGAAAACCAGAAGCAGAAGGCAGAGCGGCTGGCTCAGGAGAAGCTGGCGGACCAGATGGTCATGGAGTTCACCAGAAAGAAGATG GCTCGAGAGGCAGAGTTTGAGGCTGAACAGGAGAGAACCcggagggagaaggagaaggagattgCCCGCCTGAGGGCCTTGCAGGAGAAGGCCCGGGACTACCAGGCCGAGCAG GATGCCTTACGGGCCAAGCGCAACCAGGAGGTTGCAGACAGAGAGTGGCgcagaaaggagaaggaaaacgCGCAGAAGAAGTTGGAAACGGAGGCCGAACTGCGGAAGAGCCGGCTGGAGCAGGTGGCCTTCAAGGAGCACGCCTTGGCCGTCCAGGTGCAACGGGACCGGGATGAGTTCGAGAGGATTCTTCG ggctcagagagagcAGATTGAAaaggagcagctggaggaggagaaaaaggccACGGGGCGCTTGCAGCATGCCAACGAGCTCCGGCGCCAGGTGCGGGAGAACCAGCAGCGGCAGGTGCAGGACCGGATCGCCACCTTCGAGGAGGGCCGGCGCCTCAAAGAGGAGGCCCAGAAGTGGCGTGAGTGCATTGAAGACATCAAGAAGAAAAAGCTGGAGGAGCTGAG AGCCACCGGCCTTCCTGAGAAGTACTGCATCGAAGCTGAGCACAAAGCTAACATCTCAGCAGCCACTTCCGTGAACTGA